The DNA region GGCCGCTGGGCATCCGCGTGCTGGGACTGCTGCCGGGGCGTATCGCCACCGAGCGGCTCCAGTACCTCGACTCGCTCTCCGGTGACGGCGACGCCGCCCGTGAGCGCAACGAGGCTACGATCCCGCTGCGGCGCTACGGGTCGCCGGAGGAGTTCGGCCGTACGGCGGCGTTCGTGCTGTCACCGGCGGCTTCGTATCTGTCGGGTGTGATGCTGCCCGTCGACGGCGGCGCCCGGCGAGGCTTCTGACCGCGCGACAGCAACTCCCGTGTTCCGGCGTCCGCTTGGGGCCGCCGGGCGGGGACCGCGCGACTGAAGCCGGACCGGACCGGGGCTGGAGCGGACTGAGCTGAACCGGATCGGGCCGAACCGGATCGGGCTGGGCAGGGCCGAGTCGAGCAGCCGCGCGTCAGACCACGCGCTCGGGGCGGTGCTTGACGGTCCGCAGCCGCACCTCCGCGGGCAGCGCCTCCAGCGAAGCGGACGACCGTGCGTTCTCCAGCGCCTCGCCGGAGACGCGTCCCAGCACCGGCCCCGGCTCCGCGTGTGCCGAGAGCAGCAGCTCCACCGAGGCACGTGGTGCGGTCCGCCGCCCCGTCAGCCGTACCGCCGCCTTGTCGACTCCCGGCAGGGATGCCGCCTCCGCCTCCAGCACATTGGCCAGCGCCCTGCCGCGCAGCAACGCGCCCTCGCCGTCGCCGCTTTCGACGAGCACCTCGCCGAGCCTGCGCCTGCGGAGCTGTGCCAGCAGCCACCACAGCAGCAGGACCACCAGCAGGCCGAGCCCGGCGAAGACGGACGGCCACCACCAGCTCTCGTCGCGCCACTTGGTCCGGTCGGTGCCGGACAGCAGCACGTCGTCCGGCCTCGCCCAAGGCCAGCCCGAGGGCATGTCGAAGTTCCAGTGGCGGGCCAGGTCGAAGCCGCCGACGAGCGCCGCGAGTCCGAGAGCGAGCAGCAGCAGGCCCGCCAGTGCCAGCAGCACCCGGTTCACGCTACGCAGGGCTCTGTCCATTCCGCTCACCGCTTCTTCGGGCGCTCTACGTGTACGGACAGGCCGGGCTGACGCGCCAGACCGAGCTGGCGGATTCCGGAGCCGAGAGCGGAGTCGAGGTCTCCGCGTACGTCGTGCAGATCGCGGAAGTGCGCCCGCGCACGCGCCCTGACCTTGCGGCGCCCCACGGCGACACGTACCGACTGCACGCCGGACACCTGCATCGCACGGTCCCGCAGCACGAGCGCGGCGGCCGTACGCTCCAACCCCGCCCGTACACCGGCCGATTGACGCATCGGCAGCAGCCCGCGGCGGCCCGGCGTCACGGCGAGCACGATCAGCCATACGCCGAGCAGCGCCACGACGCAGGCGGCGGCGAGGACCTTGGGGTCGTCCACGGGGGTGGTGGCCATCTCATCGGCGAGGGCGCGGCGCCAGCTCATCGCGGAACGTCCGGCCCGCACGGAGATCAGGTCGTAGAGCATCAGCCCCGCCGCGGCGAGCGCGAGCAGGGCGACGATTCCCGCGGGCAGGCGCCGCACGGACCAGAACCGCCCCGCGTGGCCTGTCTGCCGGGGCCCGCCGCCGGGGTCGTAGCCCGCGGCGGACGTCGTCTGTTCGAGGTCTCCGCTGCCCGCCTCCCGTGCCGTGTGCGGCTGGGGTTCCTTCTCCAGCGTGGGCAGCCGCTGGGTGCGCTCGTAGCTCACCGGACCCTCCCGGACCTCTCGCCGTCCAACTGCCTGGAGTGGAGCCGCTCCACGCCCACAGCCACGTCCGGTACGTGAACGCCGACCAATTCCTTTACCCGTGAAGCGACTTGTCGACGCACCGCAGCACACTGCGCGCCGATGTCGGAAGGGTAGCCCAGCTCC from Streptomyces marispadix includes:
- the amaP gene encoding alkaline shock response membrane anchor protein AmaP, whose protein sequence is MDRALRSVNRVLLALAGLLLLALGLAALVGGFDLARHWNFDMPSGWPWARPDDVLLSGTDRTKWRDESWWWPSVFAGLGLLVVLLLWWLLAQLRRRRLGEVLVESGDGEGALLRGRALANVLEAEAASLPGVDKAAVRLTGRRTAPRASVELLLSAHAEPGPVLGRVSGEALENARSSASLEALPAEVRLRTVKHRPERVV
- a CDS encoding DUF6286 domain-containing protein produces the protein MSYERTQRLPTLEKEPQPHTAREAGSGDLEQTTSAAGYDPGGGPRQTGHAGRFWSVRRLPAGIVALLALAAAGLMLYDLISVRAGRSAMSWRRALADEMATTPVDDPKVLAAACVVALLGVWLIVLAVTPGRRGLLPMRQSAGVRAGLERTAAALVLRDRAMQVSGVQSVRVAVGRRKVRARARAHFRDLHDVRGDLDSALGSGIRQLGLARQPGLSVHVERPKKR